A single Sporosarcina sp. FSL W8-0480 DNA region contains:
- the yyaC gene encoding spore protease YyaC codes for MHSALTTDYDFRIHYDATGAVWNLSSFFLKHIPFHMDSISFFCIGTDRSTGDALGPLTGSHLSESLLFPFSVIGTLEKPLHALNLQQQLDKTFEQDRSTFIVAIDACLGKNDSIGQLLLHNGPLYPGKAVGKALPPVGDLSIKGVVNVSGFMEQAVLQSTRLHLPFEMSRVISRSLQLAYGRFKTGNEQL; via the coding sequence ATGCACTCAGCACTTACTACGGATTATGACTTCCGGATACATTATGATGCCACTGGCGCCGTTTGGAATCTTAGTTCATTTTTTCTCAAGCATATTCCCTTCCATATGGATTCAATTTCATTCTTCTGCATTGGAACCGACCGATCTACAGGAGATGCATTAGGTCCGCTGACAGGTTCTCATTTATCAGAGTCTTTACTTTTTCCTTTTTCAGTAATAGGGACACTGGAGAAACCCTTACATGCTCTTAATCTACAACAACAATTGGATAAAACATTTGAACAGGATCGTTCAACGTTCATTGTAGCGATTGACGCGTGTTTAGGAAAAAATGATTCGATCGGACAACTATTATTGCATAACGGTCCTCTTTACCCAGGTAAAGCCGTTGGAAAAGCTTTGCCCCCTGTCGGTGATTTGTCCATCAAAGGGGTTGTTAACGTTTCTGGATTTATGGAACAGGCAGTCCTTCAAAGCACTCGATTACATCTGCCATTTGAAATGAGCAGGGTCATTTCCCGTTCGTTGCAACTTGCCTATGGAAGATTTAAAACAGGTAATGAACAATTGTGA
- a CDS encoding mechanosensitive ion channel family protein — protein sequence MTKENVKNLIELIFSDDTEKLSKLLLNEQIWFDLFLIAVRIAFIIAIAFIAVHAGKFVIRRLFRIKLKGPIRREERRERTLLKLLENTLSYVVYFSAILAILQEFNIDVKGLVAGAGVLGLAVGFGAQSLVKDVISGFFILFEDQFSVGDYVKIGSAEGTVEEIGLRTTKLKNFTGEIFILPNGTISQVVNYSMKNSLAIVDVTIPFELGIEKVEKLIDEFLLSFKKDNPDLLEKPKLIGAHNFTENSVIERIIVETKPMRHFDTARSIGIGLKKHLGQQGIEIPYPTLVTKSFDNQ from the coding sequence GTGACGAAGGAGAATGTGAAGAATTTAATTGAACTCATTTTCAGTGATGACACTGAAAAGCTTAGTAAACTTTTGTTAAATGAACAAATTTGGTTTGATCTTTTTTTAATTGCCGTTAGGATAGCTTTCATTATCGCCATTGCCTTCATCGCTGTACATGCCGGTAAATTCGTCATTAGACGGTTGTTCAGGATCAAGTTGAAAGGTCCGATACGTAGGGAAGAAAGACGCGAGAGGACGTTACTTAAGTTACTGGAGAACACACTTAGCTATGTTGTCTACTTCTCTGCAATTTTGGCCATTCTTCAAGAGTTCAATATAGATGTTAAAGGGCTTGTCGCAGGGGCCGGGGTATTGGGCCTTGCAGTAGGATTTGGAGCACAGAGCCTTGTGAAAGATGTCATTTCGGGATTTTTTATTTTATTTGAAGATCAGTTTTCGGTAGGCGATTATGTGAAAATTGGTTCTGCTGAAGGTACGGTAGAAGAGATTGGGCTACGAACTACAAAATTGAAGAACTTTACGGGTGAAATCTTCATTTTACCGAATGGTACCATTTCACAAGTAGTCAACTATTCCATGAAAAACTCATTGGCAATTGTGGATGTAACAATTCCATTTGAATTGGGCATAGAAAAGGTTGAAAAGTTGATTGACGAATTCCTACTTTCTTTCAAAAAAGATAATCCGGATTTACTTGAAAAACCTAAGCTAATAGGTGCACATAATTTCACGGAAAACTCCGTAATTGAACGCATCATTGTGGAAACAAAACCGATGCGCCATTTCGATACAGCAAGGAGTATTGGAATTGGTTTGAAAAAGCATCTTGGGCAACAAGGAATCGAAATCCCATATCCGACGCTTGTAACAAAGTCATTTGATAACCAATAA
- a CDS encoding DUF951 domain-containing protein gives MTDKVFQLNDVVEMKKPHPCGKNAWKIIRMGADIRIKCEGCGHSVMIPRNEFAKKMKKVLVKGEAEH, from the coding sequence ATGACGGATAAAGTATTTCAATTGAATGACGTGGTTGAGATGAAAAAACCGCACCCATGTGGTAAGAATGCTTGGAAAATCATTAGAATGGGTGCAGATATCCGTATCAAATGTGAAGGATGCGGACATAGCGTTATGATTCCTCGTAATGAGTTTGCAAAAAAGATGAAAAAGGTGCTTGTTAAAGGCGAAGCTGAACATTAA
- the ychF gene encoding redox-regulated ATPase YchF has product MALTAGIVGLPNVGKSTLFNAITKAGAEAANYPFCTIDPNVGIVEVPDERLQKLTELVVPKKTVPTAFEFTDIAGIVEGASKGEGLGNKFLSHIREVDAICQVVRCFNDENITHVSGKVNPIDDIEVINLELILADMESVDKRLTRVSKMAKQKDKDSMAEEPVLLKLKEAFENEMPARSVELTPEEFQLIKGMHLLTIKPMLYVANVSEDEIAEAESNEYVKMVREFAKQDNAEVIVVCAKIEEEMAELDEEEKAMFLEELGIKESGLDQLIKAAYHLLGLATYFTAGVQEVRAWTFRKGMKAPQCAGIIHTDFERGFIRAETVSYDALVEAGSMTAAKEAGKVRLEGKEYIVQDGDVMLFRFNV; this is encoded by the coding sequence ATGGCGTTAACAGCAGGAATCGTTGGTTTACCAAACGTCGGGAAATCGACTTTATTCAACGCAATTACGAAGGCTGGAGCGGAAGCGGCAAATTATCCGTTCTGTACGATCGATCCAAACGTTGGAATAGTGGAAGTTCCGGATGAGCGACTTCAAAAATTAACAGAGTTAGTTGTACCGAAAAAGACAGTTCCAACTGCATTTGAGTTTACCGATATTGCAGGAATCGTCGAAGGTGCAAGTAAAGGGGAAGGGTTAGGAAATAAATTCCTTTCTCATATTCGCGAAGTCGATGCGATTTGTCAGGTAGTCCGTTGCTTCAATGATGAAAATATTACCCATGTATCTGGTAAAGTAAATCCAATTGATGATATTGAGGTCATCAACCTCGAACTTATCCTCGCAGATATGGAAAGCGTGGACAAGCGATTGACACGTGTATCAAAAATGGCGAAACAGAAAGACAAGGATTCAATGGCTGAAGAGCCTGTGTTACTGAAGCTGAAAGAGGCTTTTGAGAATGAAATGCCTGCACGCTCAGTGGAATTGACGCCTGAAGAGTTCCAACTGATTAAAGGAATGCATTTATTGACAATCAAACCGATGCTATACGTTGCGAATGTGTCTGAAGATGAAATTGCAGAAGCAGAATCCAATGAATACGTGAAGATGGTACGTGAATTTGCGAAACAGGACAATGCAGAAGTAATCGTCGTATGTGCTAAAATCGAAGAAGAAATGGCAGAATTGGACGAGGAAGAGAAAGCAATGTTTCTTGAAGAGTTAGGCATTAAAGAATCAGGCCTCGACCAACTGATCAAAGCCGCTTATCACTTATTAGGACTGGCTACTTACTTCACAGCCGGTGTACAAGAAGTACGTGCATGGACGTTCCGCAAAGGAATGAAAGCACCACAATGCGCGGGCATCATCCATACCGACTTCGAACGAGGCTTCATCCGTGCTGAAACAGTATCATACGATGCACTTGTTGAAGCTGGATCTATGACTGCTGCAAAAGAAGCAGGTAAAGTTCGCCTCGAAGGAAAAGAATATATCGTTCAAGACGGCGACGTAATGTTATTCCGTTTTAACGTCTAA
- a CDS encoding DUF3267 domain-containing protein produces MDDIREPDKVIEIDLPKVAKGGLWVTFFSLIGLLALRAFIEGGLSYSITIWTFLYFIGGYVLLIVLHELFHLLGFRVFGGVPWKKMIVGVNLKLGIAYATTDVPMTNKAIRMALLLPFWTTGVLPAIVGLVTGDGVLVTLSAFLIGGAAGDFAMHKELKKLPDDWLVKDDPQLPRLYLFEPNKQIQ; encoded by the coding sequence ATGGATGATATCCGTGAACCGGATAAGGTTATAGAGATTGATTTGCCTAAGGTGGCTAAGGGTGGATTGTGGGTTACTTTCTTTTCACTTATTGGGCTGCTTGCTTTGAGAGCGTTTATTGAGGGTGGGCTATCTTATTCGATTACGATTTGGACTTTTTTGTATTTTATAGGTGGGTATGTTCTTTTAATTGTTCTACATGAACTGTTTCATTTGCTTGGCTTTAGGGTTTTTGGTGGGGTTCCTTGGAAGAAGATGATTGTTGGCGTGAATCTTAAGTTAGGCATTGCTTATGCGACGACGGATGTGCCTATGACGAATAAGGCTATTCGTATGGCTTTGTTGCTTCCGTTTTGGACGACGGGGGTGTTGCCTGCGATTGTTGGCTTGGTCACGGGAGATGGGGTTTTGGTCACTCTATCGGCCTTTTTGATTGGTGGAGCGGCTGGTGATTTTGCGATGCATAAGGAGTTGAAAAAACTTCCGGATGATTGGCTTGTTAAAGATGATCCCCAGTTGCCGAGATTATACTTGTTTGAACCAAACAAACAGATACAATGA
- the rpsF gene encoding 30S ribosomal protein S6, translating to MRKYEIMYIIRPTVEDEAKKALITRFDDILTSNGAEIIESKEWGKRRLAYEIDDLREGYYQLVTANAGTEAIDEFNRLANINEDIIRHMAVRLDN from the coding sequence ATGAGAAAGTACGAAATCATGTACATCATCCGTCCAACAGTAGAAGATGAAGCTAAAAAAGCGTTGATCACTCGTTTCGATGACATCCTAACTTCAAACGGAGCGGAAATCATCGAGTCGAAAGAGTGGGGCAAGCGTCGTCTTGCATACGAAATCGACGACCTACGTGAAGGCTACTACCAATTGGTAACAGCTAACGCAGGTACTGAAGCAATCGATGAATTCAATCGTCTTGCGAACATCAATGAAGATATCATTCGTCATATGGCTGTTCGTCTTGACAACTAA
- the ssb gene encoding single-stranded DNA-binding protein codes for MINRVVLVGRLTKDPELKYTQGGVAVTRFTLAVNRTFSNQQGEREADFINCVTWRKQAENTANFLRKGSLAGIEGRIQTSSFDGQDGKRVFMTEVVADSVQFLEPRSANSERSGAAYGGAPRNEQPYYQNQQPNQQYQQPSQQNYTRTDNDPFSMGSGPIEVSDDDLPF; via the coding sequence ATGATTAACCGTGTCGTTTTAGTTGGCCGATTGACAAAAGATCCTGAACTCAAGTACACACAGGGCGGTGTGGCGGTAACACGTTTCACACTTGCGGTAAATCGCACATTCTCAAACCAACAGGGAGAGCGTGAAGCTGATTTTATCAACTGTGTCACATGGAGAAAACAGGCAGAGAACACTGCGAACTTTTTGCGTAAAGGAAGTCTTGCCGGAATCGAAGGCCGTATTCAAACGAGTAGCTTCGATGGACAAGATGGTAAACGCGTCTTTATGACTGAAGTCGTAGCAGATAGCGTACAATTCCTTGAGCCGCGTAGTGCAAACTCTGAAAGATCCGGAGCTGCTTATGGTGGTGCACCACGAAACGAACAACCTTATTATCAGAACCAGCAGCCAAATCAACAATATCAACAACCAAGTCAACAAAATTATACACGCACTGACAATGACCCGTTCAGTATGGGCAGCGGTCCGATAGAAGTATCGGATGACGACTTGCCGTTCTGA
- the rpsR gene encoding 30S ribosomal protein S18: MAPRRGGKRRRKVCYFTSNNITRIDYKDTDLLKKFVSERGKILPRRVTGTSAKYQRKLTTAIKRARIMALLPFVAEER, from the coding sequence ATGGCACCACGCCGTGGAGGTAAAAGACGCCGTAAAGTCTGCTATTTCACATCGAATAACATTACACGCATCGATTATAAAGATACTGATCTACTTAAGAAATTCGTTTCTGAACGTGGAAAAATCTTGCCTCGCCGTGTAACTGGTACAAGCGCGAAATATCAACGTAAATTAACGACTGCTATTAAACGTGCTCGTATTATGGCACTTCTTCCGTTCGTAGCGGAAGAAAGATAA
- a CDS encoding DUF2232 domain-containing protein encodes MQDHSKKIKYGAMMLASFILLLAGVFFIPFIGLLLMVFLPLPIILYRLREDRKTTYYVVLIAGVLSLLLGGPILLLFALVFGIIAFLIAEFLLLGKSKLYIFMATGLVMIFVGIVTYLILALFFDINIIDSLMAVLKESENQFKASLNEFGALPEGYENVVAEAFMLYRSSIPAVFILSVYAFAFIMVIPNFMVLRRLGHEVPKFPPFYQLKLPVITIFIYGLLIILPFVMNMTTDSSTYLLYINGTIILRVLLLLQGLSLVHYFMFRMKLPRIVTVLSIILALLFNPITILLGILDIGVNIRAWIRKDNSK; translated from the coding sequence ATGCAAGACCATTCAAAGAAAATTAAATACGGGGCAATGATGCTTGCATCGTTCATTTTATTGTTGGCAGGAGTTTTTTTTATCCCGTTCATTGGGCTACTCTTAATGGTTTTCCTTCCCTTGCCGATTATCTTATATCGATTACGGGAAGATAGGAAAACAACGTATTATGTAGTTTTAATAGCGGGTGTACTATCTTTGCTTTTAGGTGGCCCCATACTTCTGCTTTTCGCACTTGTTTTTGGAATAATAGCCTTCCTAATTGCTGAGTTTCTATTGCTTGGGAAATCCAAATTGTATATTTTTATGGCTACCGGTCTTGTTATGATCTTTGTGGGAATAGTGACCTACCTCATACTCGCTTTATTCTTTGATATCAATATCATTGATAGCTTAATGGCGGTGTTGAAGGAGTCCGAGAACCAATTCAAGGCATCGTTAAACGAATTCGGCGCATTACCGGAAGGTTACGAAAATGTTGTTGCAGAAGCATTCATGTTATACAGATCCTCGATTCCGGCTGTATTTATATTATCCGTGTATGCATTCGCATTCATTATGGTAATCCCGAATTTCATGGTGCTTCGCAGACTTGGTCATGAAGTACCGAAGTTTCCACCGTTTTATCAACTGAAATTACCTGTGATCACCATTTTTATCTATGGGTTATTAATTATCCTACCTTTTGTGATGAATATGACAACGGATTCCTCGACATATTTGCTTTATATTAATGGGACAATAATTTTAAGGGTATTGTTATTATTACAAGGCCTTTCTTTAGTCCATTATTTTATGTTCAGGATGAAGCTGCCAAGGATTGTTACGGTTCTCTCAATAATTTTAGCCTTGTTATTTAATCCAATTACTATACTTCTTGGCATACTTGATATAGGCGTGAATATCCGGGCTTGGATCAGGAAGGACAACTCGAAGTAA
- a CDS encoding DHH family phosphoesterase codes for MKSFFRRRAIRYPLIIISLLGLIAAVLIFLLNFWAGLVFTIPFILAVGFAWKLEEQTYVETEKHIESLSYRMKKVGEEALLELPIAIILFNEKHLVEWANPFAASIFGKETLIGDELFHLSETFHSILKNEEQDTPPMKVGKSTYKVVYRPEEKLLYLFDITDKVSIESLYYKDRTVLGIMLIDNYDELSQTMDDSTRSHLNSLVTSLVNDWATENGIFVKRIASDRFMAVFNEGILSKLETAKFTILDDIREKTAKQNAGLTLSIGVGTGSASLTELGELAQSSLDLVLGRGGDQVAIKRTDGKLKFYGGKTNPVEKRTRVRARVISHALRDLIQGSDKVLVMGHKMPDMDAIGASIGVQKMARMNNVKGYVVLDFEELDGSVTRLMDEIKGNDELFEQFIDPETALSMLTEKSLLVVVDTHKPSMVIDDRLIGKAEKVVVIDHHRRGEEFINNTMLVYMEPYASSTAELVTELLEYQPKHEKLTKLEATALLAGIVVDTKSFTLRTGSRTFEAASYLRTNGADTVLVQRLLKEDINTYIERSKIIETVELSPSGIAIAKGQDGVAYSSVLIAQTADILLTMKGVVASFVIAPRADGKIGISARSLGELNVQLVMEELGGGGHLTNAACQFDVETVKEAEDLLKAAIEDKLERGK; via the coding sequence ATGAAGTCATTTTTTAGAAGAAGGGCTATCCGATATCCATTGATTATCATTTCTCTCCTTGGATTGATAGCAGCGGTCCTTATATTCTTATTGAACTTCTGGGCTGGCCTTGTATTTACGATCCCTTTTATACTGGCAGTAGGGTTCGCGTGGAAGCTTGAGGAGCAAACGTATGTCGAGACGGAAAAGCATATTGAATCCCTCTCTTATCGCATGAAGAAGGTCGGGGAAGAAGCTCTCCTTGAATTGCCGATTGCAATTATCCTTTTCAATGAAAAGCATCTCGTCGAGTGGGCAAACCCATTTGCTGCTTCTATCTTCGGTAAAGAGACGTTGATAGGGGATGAATTGTTCCATCTGTCTGAAACGTTCCATTCAATATTAAAGAATGAAGAACAAGATACACCACCTATGAAGGTTGGGAAGTCAACCTATAAGGTCGTTTACAGACCAGAAGAAAAACTTCTCTATCTTTTTGACATAACTGATAAAGTAAGTATAGAGTCCCTTTATTATAAAGACCGGACTGTACTTGGAATTATGCTTATCGACAATTACGATGAACTTTCCCAAACAATGGATGATTCCACAAGGAGCCATCTGAATTCCCTCGTCACGTCCCTTGTGAATGACTGGGCAACCGAGAACGGTATATTCGTGAAACGGATTGCTTCAGACCGTTTTATGGCAGTGTTCAACGAGGGAATTTTATCGAAATTGGAAACTGCGAAATTTACGATTCTTGATGATATTAGGGAAAAGACGGCAAAGCAGAATGCCGGCTTGACGTTAAGTATCGGTGTCGGAACAGGATCCGCTTCACTTACTGAGCTTGGAGAGCTTGCCCAGTCCAGCCTGGATCTTGTATTGGGGCGTGGAGGGGATCAAGTAGCGATTAAGCGTACCGATGGAAAGCTGAAGTTCTACGGGGGCAAGACCAACCCGGTGGAAAAAAGGACTCGTGTACGTGCAAGGGTCATCTCACATGCGTTGCGGGATTTGATCCAAGGCAGTGACAAGGTATTGGTAATGGGGCATAAGATGCCGGATATGGATGCGATAGGGGCATCAATCGGTGTTCAGAAGATGGCCCGGATGAATAATGTTAAAGGCTATGTCGTCCTTGATTTCGAAGAGTTAGACGGTAGTGTAACGCGATTGATGGATGAGATAAAAGGGAATGATGAGTTGTTTGAACAATTCATTGATCCTGAAACTGCATTATCAATGCTGACGGAAAAGTCACTCCTTGTCGTCGTTGACACACATAAGCCAAGCATGGTCATCGATGACCGTTTGATTGGGAAGGCTGAAAAGGTCGTTGTCATCGATCATCATAGACGCGGTGAGGAATTCATCAACAACACGATGCTTGTCTACATGGAACCTTACGCATCATCTACGGCGGAGCTTGTGACGGAGCTACTTGAATACCAGCCAAAACACGAAAAGTTAACGAAGTTAGAGGCGACTGCTTTGCTTGCAGGAATTGTAGTCGACACGAAAAGCTTTACTTTACGGACAGGATCGAGAACCTTTGAGGCTGCATCGTATTTACGGACAAATGGGGCGGATACGGTCCTTGTGCAACGCCTTCTGAAGGAGGACATCAATACGTATATCGAGCGTTCTAAAATTATAGAAACAGTTGAGCTTTCACCGTCGGGCATTGCAATAGCAAAAGGCCAGGATGGAGTGGCATATAGTTCCGTTCTGATCGCACAGACTGCGGATATCCTTTTGACGATGAAAGGAGTAGTCGCATCATTCGTTATTGCACCACGTGCAGATGGAAAAATCGGAATCAGCGCACGGTCACTTGGGGAGCTGAATGTCCAGCTCGTTATGGAGGAACTTGGCGGTGGCGGTCATTTGACTAATGCGGCGTGCCAGTTCGATGTGGAAACGGTAAAAGAGGCGGAGGATTTATTGAAAGCCGCTATAGAAGATAAATTGGAAAGGGGAAAATGA
- the rplI gene encoding 50S ribosomal protein L9, whose protein sequence is MKVILLKDVKGQGKKGEVKEVSVGYAQNFLLKNKLAIEATPANLSQLEGQKKRAEKDAAQELAEAKKLKELIDEKTVEMKAKSGEGGRLFGSITTKQIADALEKNHKIKVDRRKMELPDAIRSLGYTNVPIKLHSEVTATLKVHVTEE, encoded by the coding sequence ATGAAAGTAATTTTATTGAAAGACGTTAAGGGTCAAGGTAAAAAAGGTGAGGTAAAAGAAGTATCAGTAGGATATGCACAGAACTTTCTACTTAAAAACAAGTTGGCAATTGAAGCGACACCTGCAAATCTAAGTCAGCTTGAAGGCCAGAAAAAACGTGCGGAAAAAGATGCTGCACAGGAATTGGCAGAAGCGAAAAAGTTGAAAGAACTTATCGATGAAAAGACGGTTGAAATGAAGGCGAAATCCGGAGAAGGCGGCCGTCTTTTCGGATCCATCACAACTAAACAAATTGCTGATGCTTTGGAGAAAAATCATAAAATCAAGGTGGATCGACGTAAAATGGAACTGCCTGATGCAATCCGATCACTTGGCTATACAAATGTGCCGATTAAATTGCATTCGGAAGTTACAGCTACGCTAAAGGTCCATGTAACAGAAGAGTGA
- the dnaB gene encoding replicative DNA helicase, whose amino-acid sequence MDQMYDRVPPHNNEAEQSVIGAIFLQPEALITASEVLRPDDFYRTAHEKIFNTMLVLSDKGQAIDVVTVTEELSAKKELEDVGGISYLTEIANAVPTAANIEYYAKIVEEKAILRRLIRVATNIVEEGFTKEDEVEAVLSEAEKRIMEVSNRKNAGDFKHIKDVLVETYDNIEILHTRKGEVTGIPTGFRDLDKITAGFQRNDLIIVAARPSVGKTAFALNVAQNVATKAGENVAIFSLEMGAEQLVMRMLCAEGNIDAQVMRTGNLEAEDWRKLTMAMGSLSNAGIFIDDSPGIRINEIRSKCRRLQQEHGLGMIMIDYLQLIMGSGRSGENRQQEVSEISRSLKALARELKIPVIALSQLSRGVEQRQDKRPMMSDLRESGSIEQDADIVSFLYREDYYDKETENQNMIEIIIAKQRNGPTGTVTLAFAKEYNKFLNIDWSQHEMPSYQ is encoded by the coding sequence ATGGACCAGATGTATGATCGCGTTCCCCCACATAACAATGAGGCAGAGCAGTCAGTCATCGGTGCAATCTTCTTACAACCGGAGGCGCTAATTACTGCCTCCGAAGTACTTCGACCAGATGATTTTTACCGGACAGCGCATGAAAAAATCTTCAATACAATGCTTGTTTTAAGCGATAAAGGACAAGCGATTGACGTAGTTACCGTCACTGAAGAACTTTCTGCGAAAAAGGAATTGGAGGACGTCGGCGGAATCTCCTACTTGACTGAAATCGCCAATGCCGTACCAACTGCGGCAAATATTGAGTATTACGCGAAAATCGTTGAAGAGAAAGCCATCTTGAGGCGTCTTATACGGGTTGCAACTAATATTGTCGAAGAAGGCTTCACGAAAGAGGACGAAGTGGAAGCGGTCCTTTCAGAAGCCGAGAAAAGGATCATGGAAGTTTCCAACCGAAAGAATGCCGGAGACTTTAAACATATAAAAGATGTGCTTGTAGAGACCTATGATAATATCGAGATACTCCACACAAGAAAAGGAGAAGTCACAGGTATTCCAACCGGATTCCGTGACCTCGACAAAATTACGGCAGGATTTCAGCGAAACGATCTAATTATTGTAGCTGCCCGTCCTTCCGTTGGTAAAACGGCATTCGCATTGAATGTGGCCCAAAACGTTGCGACGAAGGCGGGAGAAAACGTCGCGATTTTCAGTTTGGAGATGGGTGCGGAACAACTGGTTATGCGTATGCTTTGTGCGGAAGGGAATATTGATGCTCAAGTCATGCGGACGGGTAATTTGGAAGCGGAGGACTGGCGGAAGTTGACGATGGCGATGGGATCCCTTTCTAACGCCGGCATCTTCATCGATGACTCCCCAGGTATCCGAATTAACGAAATCCGTTCCAAATGCCGCCGACTACAGCAGGAACACGGCCTTGGCATGATCATGATTGACTATTTGCAGCTCATCATGGGAAGCGGTCGTTCAGGCGAAAACCGGCAGCAGGAAGTATCCGAAATCTCCCGTTCTCTAAAAGCACTTGCGCGGGAATTGAAAATCCCGGTCATTGCGCTATCCCAGCTATCCCGTGGTGTCGAACAACGACAAGATAAACGTCCAATGATGTCAGACTTGCGGGAATCAGGAAGTATTGAGCAGGACGCGGATATTGTATCTTTCCTTTACCGGGAAGACTACTATGATAAAGAAACCGAGAATCAGAATATGATTGAAATCATCATTGCAAAACAACGTAATGGTCCGACAGGTACTGTAACTCTTGCTTTTGCGAAGGAATATAATAAGTTCTTGAATATCGATTGGAGTCAGCATGAGATGCCGTCCTACCAATGA